The genomic region AGGGTAATAGCAGTAACATTCAATAAACGTGGCATCAGTAAATTGTTCGGTATATATTGGAACATTTTAATAAACTTGGAACACTTACTGCATTATGTCCATTGTCCCTGAAGCTTGAGAGAAGGTAGAGAGaaaacttattttatataaaaaattttgaGCGCTGTGTCTTAGAATAATGCTCAGTTCTTACTGAATAAGGGTGAATTTTCTAGTAAAAGAATGCTAGGTGCTGTGTAGTGAATAACAGGTTAATTctacagaataaaaaatgaacccttatgattttttaaaaggtaataaaCTCTTAACTTTCCCActgaattttaaagtaatatctCTTGGTGATAGACACCCAGAAAACATGGgaaatttacaacaaaaatagaaattaccTGTAGTGTCAATCTAAAGAAAAACGATCtaataacaaataattttcttctttgtatgatAGGTTGGGTACCagtagagaaaaacaacaaacagtATTGCTGGCATTCCTCTGTAGTTAATTATGAATTTGAAATTGCCCTGGTACTAAAACATCATCCTGATGATTCTGGACTTTTGGAAATTAGTGCAGTGCCACTTTCAGATCTCTTAGAACAAACACTGGAGCTCGTAGGAACAAATATCAATGGAAACCCATATGGTGAGTGAAGACTTTTTCTTGTTCAGTTATTGTAACTGACATTTATAAAGAGAACTTTCTAGGTCAACtcaaaaaacatacacacactaaAGAAATTACTAACAAATTTGAGTTAAGTTTCCTAGGATTATATCCATTTCTGTTAACTTTACATTCACAGAGAAATGAAACCATTTTATTAATCCAAAAGGTTGATTTTTATCCTCATTCTTTCCTGTAATAACATTACAGAACTATGTATGAAAAGTAATGACTCAGTTGTAACCcccttgcttttaaaaattcaggtgAGTTGAGTCGATTGATGAAAATGCACTTTTCATGGTTATTATAGCATCAACTTAAATAGCCAACGgtataaaataagtaaagaatTGGCAATGAATACTATGTTAAGtatcaaaatatatatcataatgaATTGAGTGCAAGTACTGAGAGCACTGTGGGTTACACCTTGCTGACAAGGGGATGGGAAGACAGACCTAAGGATGCTAAAGCTGTAATAGGAAAATCCTATATGGAGATCAAAAGTAGACTGCCAGGTGTAAAGAAGCTAAGATGGTAATTAGACAAGTTATCAGAGATACAGTGCAGCTGTTTGGCAAACGTTGAAGAATAGTTGAATGTGGCCAGTGCCACACTGGTACCAAAGGTTGGCAGACTTTTTCTGCAAAATGCCAGAGTAGGTATTTTAAGTTTTGTGGGCCACTCTTCTGAAAGGAGCTACAGACAGTACTTACATgagtgggtgtggctgtgttcatGGAAAACTATTTACAAAAAAAGGTATCTGTGTAGACTTGACCTGCAGGTTATAGTTTGCCGAACCGTGGTGGAGAGTACACCAAGGTGGAATTTAGAGTTATTGGAATAAGGTGCCAGTGCACTGGGTTATATTCCTTTTAAGGAAACCAACCAGCCTTTCTACCTTTATTCCTAAGTGTTTCAAAAGACTTTATTTGAAGAGGTacgttttctagttctttttgaAAGTTCCTTTAAATGAATATGGCTAATGGCAAATTTTCCCACTTAGGGTTAGGGAGCAAGAAACATCCATTACATCTTCTTATACCACATGGAGCATTTCAAATAAGAAATCTACCTTCATTGAAGCACAATGATCTCTTGTCCTGGTTTGAAGGTTGCAAAGAGGGTAAAATTGAAGGAATAGTATGGCATTGCAGTGATGGCTGTTTAATAAAGGTAATGGCAAAAATAGCTCCGGTGGGGTTATGTCATCTTATATTCCTACAACAGAGTAGAAGTGATACTAAAATTCTCTCTACAAATGGCAGCAATTCTTATTTGCagtaaagaaatttaattttctcatccCATGTACCACCATTTTTTAAGAGGTAAAACAGTGCTTCCCAGTGTGTATTGTGTGGGGCAGGTGTGCTTCAGAATTAAAGTGATACTATATATCCCCTGCGTGGAAATTCATGTTGCACAGTAGTGCTCTCTGACACATCTTGTACTAACTTAACTCAGCATCTCCCAGACTTGAGTGTAGAATCTGTTGAGTAAAAAGAGTGCCAAGGTAACAGTTGATATATACAGAATGAATTATCTTACACTTTGTTCCCTTTCTGTCTCCTGGACTTGTCTATTTGATTTCTCACAGGTACCTGACATTCATAATATTCAAAACTGGGCCTAGTTGTAACTCTCTGACTCCACATAATTCACTGAAGTAAAAACTTGGATATTAATTTTAACCCCTCTTTTCATTACTTCATACATCCAGTTATCAATTCCTAACAGTTCTAATCTATGTACTTCTTCCCAactgttaattttaatttaagcCAAGATTCATGCTTTAACTATCATATCACCCTCCAAAAATAGTATCTTTCAGTTTTAGCCCTGTCCTCTCCATTCTTCACAAACGAATAAGCATATTACTTTCCTGCATAAATCTGTTCAGTTACATTAAATATTCATGATCTGGCCTCTGCTTAATTTCCCAGAACTGCTCTCCACCTCTGCCcccacaaacacactcacattgTGTTTGCTGTAACCATATTTACATGATTGCAATTAGAGCAAAATCTCCATTCTATCAATCATataacattcctttcaattagaATGCCTCCTTGCCCACATTTTTCAGGTAGCTAGTCTGTACTCAGCAACAGGCTCTATGATTCATAACATTTTATGGAGCCCCTGATAATGTTCCTGGCATGTTTCCAGGTGCTGGACATACACAGTCAACAAAACAAGGTGTCTGCCTTCATGAAGCTCACATTCTAAtggggaagacagacaataaacaaatatgtaataTGTCAGGAGAAGaacagctataaaaaaaaaaaaaacggagtaAGATAAAGTGGAGTCTTACACAGTACCTGGCAGACAGTAGGcactcaaaataaatatttctaagtgAATGAAGATAGTATCCGTATGCTAAAGCTAataccttttttctctttccaggtCCATCGCCATCATCTTGGCTTATGCTGGCCAATTCCAGATACTTAcatgaattcaagaccagttATTATCAACATGAACCTGAACAAATGTGACTCTGCCTTTGATATTAAGTGTttgtttaatcattttttaaaaatagataatcaGAAATTTGCTAGACTCAAAGATATAATATTTGatgtataaaatgcaaataaaattagtTTATCATTATATTCTAATCTTGAGTATTctaccatatttaaaaatatcttaaggTTCCTGTTCATTATGAAACATCAATATGTTTTCTACCATTTGTGAAGAAATGAATTTTCCAGTTTCAAGTACctattcaaaattttattaaaaaccaGCAAATTAATTTTAATCTCTAGCCATAAAAACATAAGTAATAATAAGCTCCTAAGCTTGTACAAAGGCTGGATTCTCTCCACTATAACTGAGTGGTAATTTAAAGACAACAATTTAATGTcactaattttcaaaattaaatagttTAAGCTCAATTTAATTTTGCtagatatttaacaaaatatacgGCTCAACCTCATAAcctatatgtgtgtatgtctacATCTGTATATATATCATAGGATTTGAGAATCttaacacatatataaatatatataaactccaattttaaatattaaaattgctGAATTTACCCtcatattctttctttaaaaaacttaaaacattatGAATGTAGAGAAATTCACCAGAGCCCGTTGCCTATTTGATGGCCATAACAAGTCTTCAAGTATATACTTTTATAAGTtgaaaatttcatataattttatttattaagaattCCAATCTAAGTATAAAGGTACAAGGTAGTGAGAAGGAAATACTACAGTTCAGAGAACTGCTTATTTCCAAGTATATTTTAACTTATAAAGTTAATAAATAGTTAAATGAAACACAGTTTATAGGTGACCTTTAGTAAATGGGGAAATTAACAGgactttcttcttcatcttcaaacTCTTCAGAAGCAGCAACAGGGCTAGTTAATTCAACTCCCAATTGTTCTGAAAGTTTTTTTACCTTCTCTTCTAAGAGAATATTCTTCTTCACTTCTTCCTTGTAATTATACTTAAGATCttcaatttcttcaaaaaatgaaGGATCAAAATTTTCCAGttcttttttcagcttttttatTTCCTCCTAATAGAAACATTATCTTTAAAAGTTGCATAtaggaaatatacatattttaggtTTGAACTAAGAGATTTAATTGTAAATATGAAAGCCAAAGTATTCCTGAATGGTCGAATACAGCAATAAAGGCAGAAGAattaagatttttctttgttCCATTGTACAGTGTAAATAACTAAGTTGTTAACTGTCAAGTCCAGTTATCTATTCTGTAAGTTGTATTCTAGTCTTTGACTAAAATTTATCATCTCTTATAGTGGGACTTAATCTTTCTCTAAAAGCATATAAGATCCTCTCAATAGAGCAATCAATCAAAAAGATTTTGTGATTCATAACATTGAAGTTAGTCTGGTTGAGTTTTGGTTTAgacttcatttatattttccttacgaatatctaatatttaatgaataatgaTCAACTTTTTATAAAGTTATGATCAGGGAAACCTTTGGGACTTCTGACAATTAGGCATCTGGTGAAGAGACAATTCAAGCCTTAGTGACTATTTAGAATAGCCAGTGATCACTAGCTAATTCTCATATCCATGCCTTTTTGTCCTGTTTACAGTCTTAAAAGAGGTAAAacatagcaaatatttttttaagggaACTATAACCTTAGGATTCctgaaaagaatttcaaaaaaaactaaagacaCTGTTGCCAATGTGACCCAAAACTTAAGAACATACTAATGGcatatatttgttacaattaaaaaataaatttactactTAATCCTATGTTGAGTCTGAATTTTTTGTTAgctcttatttaataaatatgttaggAATAGTCAGATGAACATAATTAACTTTGCAATATAAAGGTCAAATATAAGATGTTATTACTGAATTTTTTAGGATACGTACTTAAAGATGGTAATGAAAATAGTTTTCAACAGCTGTTTTCACAAAATGatactaaaatataattaaatattaccTTCAAATGCTGCTTTTCTAGATCTGACATTTTGAGCTGTGTCTCTAgatcttttactttttcctttagcTGATCAGCATCTGTCGAAAAAGTTATACAAATTAGACTCAGCTTTTTCCCACTACGAATGAGTTCAAGGTAATGGATTTGTTCTAGAGAACACAGATATGTAAACACTTGATGCTGCTGCCTCCCTCCATCAAGTATTATAATTTCATAGGAGGCAGAAAGAGGTGTCTGCTAGGTATTAGAAGTGTAGGCcaagttattttttcttcacaTGATAGAAATTTTACAAGGAAAAAATCCTAAAGCCAGGGAAACTTGTTAGGTACTAAAAGTACAACAGAAGAAAAGCAGACTGTTGGGTAAGGGGCTATAAC from Pongo pygmaeus isolate AG05252 chromosome 10, NHGRI_mPonPyg2-v2.0_pri, whole genome shotgun sequence harbors:
- the RLIG1 gene encoding RNA ligase 1, with the translated sequence MKRLGSVQRKMPCVFVTEVKEEPSSKREHQPFKVLATETISHKALDADIYSAIPTEKVDGTCCYVTTYKDQPYLWARLDRKPNKQAEKRFKNFLHSKENAKEFFWNVEEDFKPAPECWIPAKEIEQINGNPVPDENGHIPGWVPVEKNNKQYCWHSSVVNYEFEIALVLKHHPDDSGLLEISAVPLSDLLEQTLELVGTNINGNPYGLGSKKHPLHLLIPHGAFQIRNLPSLKHNDLLSWFEGCKEGKIEGIVWHCSDGCLIKVHRHHLGLCWPIPDTYMNSRPVIINMNLNKCDSAFDIKCLFNHFLKIDNQKFARLKDIIFDV